The window atccccccagtcggagctggttaatgtggcccggaaagggaagtttggggtcccctgctggagctgctaccccgcgacccgaccccggataagcggatgaagatggatggatggacccaCGGAAGAAGCAAAAACCCATCGATGGTCAGTAAGTAAGGGGTTAGGTTTGGTTCATGTCCGTCTCAGTTTCCCCTTCTGTGTCCTTTGGTTTGTCCTAACCAGTATATATGTCCCCTTGTGTCTGATTCAGTCAGGTCAGTTTGTTTACTTCACAtcctgttttgttgttgttattgtgagTATAGTTATATTTTGTTGACATCTTTTAAAAGGCCCAGAtatattgtttgtattgtttagcattttttaaggttaataaaaatCCTCTTTTTCAATGAAAACTCCTGTTCTCCTCATTGCTTTGTCCCTGacataaagatataaatataactatatatattaaacaacaacaacaatggactTTGTTAAGAGTAAGACAATAGTGCCGAGTGCAAAGGCTGCTGGGATAAATATGGGATGATTAATGTAAGCGGTTTCTTTATGAGGTAGATGATATGACAGTTTATTAACTTATATTTGACAGTGATGATATTTCCATGTTATTAAACTATGGAAACTATAAAGGATGTATCATTTCCAGCTCCAGTGGGTGTTTCAGCTTCACTTAGTTTCTTTCACCACCTGCTGGTCaaaaggaaacatcactgctgGTTGATCTTCTCCCTTCAAATGAAAACTTTATTGACTTTAGGACACTTTTTAATAACAACCCAGTTTAAAACTATGAAACGTAATCAGCATAACAACCAATAAAATACTAAATAGAAACTCACTGAGACAAAAGGAGTccccaaataaaaaatgttcaaatCCTCTTTCTGATTGAATAATAATCTTTGTTTCACATCGTCAGTTATCAGACTCCCAAACTGATTATCTTCTGTATTTAGAATAATAATAGGAGtgttttctgattggctgatcaTGTCTGGAGGTCCAACTGAAACATGAAAGGAAACATTACCAAAAGGTGGCGAGTTTCTGTCTCTACGTCCTCCAATTATTTTATATCAACAATGTTTGATATCAAATACTAAACATCACAAGTTTGATTGATTTGACCTCAACTTTATTAGACTGATTCACATtcaatgtttctttttatgTATACATGTGAATATATATCAGTGTTTCTAGCGAGGCAAGGACTAAGTCTATGAAATAAAACGGTATAACAAAGACTAATTGTCATTTCTTGAAGAAAGTTGAGCAGAAAGTTCAACAGACTCAAACAGCTGCTGATGATCAGTGAAGACACTCTGagaaaactcatttcaagcagacattttattaatatttgaCAGAAAACTGCATCATTCAGGGTGTGATTTCATGAGGAACAACAGAATATAATGAGGAAGTTATAAGTCCCCTgggtgatttcttttttacattgttgttatTTTGCTTCATTTCCACACAAAGAGAAACATATAGACATGCATCGATATGGATTAACATGCACAGCACAGCGAGCAGTTAGGTAGTTTCCAGGAGGATGACTGgtacctctccagctaccagtcacCACTCAGACTACCCTCTGGTcccaatatatatattgtaaataCATAGAATcactcaaaaataaaaaaaataaaagtacaacaTGAAATGATCAACATGTTTCCACATGGCCAGGGTCTTCTGAAATATTATATCTAGTCATTAGGCATGAATACACATGAAGACACAagggtatataatatataatcacATGTATTGATTATAATATACATCAAATGAAAGTCCATTAGATTGAAGGCTGAAGTGTGAAAGTTGAGCAGAATATTTGTGTCTGAGTTCAGTTCTGTAACATCATCTGAACAAACTGATTAACAAGATGAGGAAACATTATGTTTAACAGCTTTATATGAATATGTATTGATGTCAGTGATGAGTTATGGTCCCACCACCAGTTTACTTCTGTCAACATCACATTAACATCAGAATACATCACAGCCTTTTATCAACTGAACAGCACGTTAGAAaagcattaaaacattaaacttACACAAAGAAAACTTAAGAAtgataaatgtatttgtgatcTGACTTCAGTTTGTGATATAGAGGGAGGAAGCTGCTGTACTCAACATTAAACagcaggggggtgggggggcgcGTCCTCACTGTATTTAAAACCAGAGCTGTTGTCTAATCTGTTCAGTGAAATAACTTTTGGTGATTAAACATGAAACTACaagaacaaacagaaacagttATTACACCATAGAGGGAGCTGTTTCCAGGAATTACACATTTAACATATCAAAGGTGATTACATTTGTAAATATGTGACATCTGATACGTtgcagaacaaaaaaacaaacattctaaATTCAGAATAAAAGAGATAGAACATATACTAAAAATTTTAATATTTGGAACCAGATACTTCAAAATTTTGAGCAACAAAATTgcatattatactatattagaaagaagagaaggaaagaaaaacatgtcaaaCCTACATGTTGGCATTTAGACTGAATGATCTTTTGATacattgaaaatgaatatttTGCATCAGATACTTCACAGAAACAAAAACGAATAAATTGCGGAGGCAACAATCACATACCATACTTAatcagataataataaaaaacaaactgtccGGCCTATTTTGACAATACCACATAAAGACTGAGtggtgattaaaaaaatataactgTTTAACAGAAACACTAAATAACAGATCACATAATTTGATTAACTGTGCACATCTTTTCAGTGACAATATAATGGCATTCATCTGTCCcacaaaaacataaattcaAAGTCTGATTTAATCAAACTAGAAACAATGTGCTGTGCATGTTAGAAACATACGAAATGCACCTAACATGTACATTGACTCAAGTATCAATAAAGTATTCACGGTGTCCTCATCAACATAAACAGAGTTAAAGCAGATTATCGtttattaaacatgttaaatGTGATCTCAGCTAAAGGTGAGCACTGATTGCAGTGATTTTGTTATATTTTCCTCTTGTAAGCCTTAGTGGTAAAATCACTGTGTACTGATAATATCTCCAGTCTTTTCAGAAGATCTACATATCCATGTGAGGAGGACGTGCACCTCTGTAATCTCAAAGCATGAAGTCTCTTACTTGATGTTAAATGACTCTTTGATGCTTGCTTCTGCTTGGTCATGAGTGAGCTCTTCCCACATTAGCGGAATATCAGCAGGCTCTGCATTATATGCTTcagcaaattgcttgttgaactTTGCCAGTACATATTTCCAGTAGTCTGATGCCTGAAGACTTGAATCTGGAGCGATTCTCCAGTCTGGGAAAACCTCTGTGTAACTCTTGTAAGGGTGGTATTCACCAGTTGTAGGATTGCAGCAAAAACGGTTGTCACTGATCACAAGGGAAGAGCATACGTCAGTGAcaagtttttttgtgttatcCCACCTGAATCTACCCAGACCCTCTGGCCGATGAAGTGAAGTCCAGTGCTCAGTGTGGGATATTCCTCCTGCCTCACAAGGCGCTTGGCAGAACGGACACTGATTACCACATCCAATCAGTTTGGTGAAAAGCTCATCCTGAGGATTCACATGAAGTTGTTCTAGTTTCATTTGGATTTTATTGTGTTTAAACTTTTCTCCAAGAGCATTCGCCATGTCCTTCACACACTCTGTGAGCCAGTGAGCAAACTGTTCCTGGTCTGCCTTGTTCAGGATCATGAAAGCACCAAAAGCATCCTGGGAAATGACCAGTTTATCACCAAGTTCctgacagacatttttaacgAATGTCTTCAAGTCGCCActcttttctgttttagctttgttgaTGGTATTTTCTATGCTTCTGACACTTGACTGGAGATGTTGATCCTCAAACTTAAACAACGTAGACTGATTTGAGAAGCGTTCCACTATTTGATCGAGTGTCCATTTCTTCACATACTCCTCATATGAGCAAATATAGCTCTGATAGTTTTCAAAGTCATCCTTTGACAGCAAATCCAGTAAAACTGAATACTGGAAGAACATGCGTGTGCTGAACTGCTGGCTTGTCAACATTTCACCAATGATATCAGGACCCAAGGAACGGTTGACAAAGTCTTCGACTGCAGGCTTTAAGCAGAGGTTTGTGAATTCTTCTGCCTTCTTCTGGCACTGGTCTCGGTCATGGAACACATCTTTAAAATCAGCTCGaaacttttctttgttttggtttagACATATGTTGGGATCATTCATTTGTATGAAATCTTCATGCATTTTCTGAAACTCTCTTGCTGCAAATCCACAGATGTGCTGTTTCAGAGAAACTTCAAACTCGGTCTCTATCTTAACATCCTGATGGTTTTGCAGCCTCTCATCAGTCATGTGTAGGATCTCCTGGATGTAAGTCTCATGgtaattgttcttttttttcaatttttcagTCACAAACTGTGTGCAGTCCATTAAGATATGATCAGCTATGTTTTGCAAAGCCATTACGTGATCTGTAATGTTGAACATCTTGCTGAATGTGTGTTTAACCTGCTTGCTAAATCCTGCCGCTGTGTATGTAAAGGGCTTCAGTCCACAATCTTTCAGGTTTTTTTCACTTAATAATTCACAAACATGACTCCCCTTACGTACTAGATTTTCTCTCAGGTGGTAGGACACACTTGTGATGACATatgtggccttttttttaggAAAGGGTAGTTCATTTACCATTTGATTCCACATCTTATCAAATTCTTTGTCAAGCTCCTTGTCTGTCATCTGGACTTTTTTCTTCCGACATTGTTCAATCAGTCCACTTACTCTCCCCTCTAAATCTTTTCTGTGGTTCTCCTTGATTCTATCAAGTTTTGTCATTCCCTGTCTGATGTCAGATGCTGCTGTGAGCTGATTAAGTACAGAGCGCTCCATTTCTCGTCTAAGGCTCTTTGCACTGTTTGCAAAGTCCTCTCTGTATTGTTCAACTAGATAGACATGACAATCAGTCTTGAAGTACTGTGTCAGATTGTCAAGGAGTTTTGTCTCCCATTCAGACAGCACTGTGCAAGCTTCACTTTTCAAACGTGTGAGAAGTTCGCTCATGTCAGATGCCTCAGATTTCACAGCAACTGTACCGTAGTTGGAAATTCTTGTTTCAGATTTTGTCACCCAtgtgtacatttcttttttgaatTCCCATTCCCATTTGTTGAATTCTGTGCACAGTTTCATGTATGCATCAGCCACCAGGCTGTTTCTGAAGCTGAAGATGAAGTTTTCATGCTTTACTGCATTCCAGAGGCTTTTCATCCACTCTATAAACTCCAAGATATTATTAGCAGATGACTCACCACTTCCCAAAATTTGGATTATGTTCTTCTTCAGCTCATATGCAGCTTCGCTGTACCCTGCATTGACTGGTGCCATTGGTGGGTTTCCATTCCACAGTCCAGGAATGTACCAGTTCCCAGTGTCTGGACTGTACTCCATCACATCAGTGAAGCTCTtgttctcctctttcttttccattttgGCTGCTGCCTGGGTCATCTCATTTAACTGTTGCAAGAGCAGTTTCCTGTCTCGTGAGTTCTTCTCATGGGCTGAAACATCTGACACATTCTGGTGAACAAACTGACATTTGGGCCTTTTGCCAACCTCTTTCATTCTGAGGAAGGCATGCACAACTATTTGTAGGATGTCCTTCATTTCTGTTGAATTCTCCATTGCAATGTTGATGATGGTGATATCACTCAGCCCCACAACAAGTGTTGCAAGCTCATTGTCGTGCTCATAGCTGTTGTCCAGTTGTGAAAGCTCTGGTGACTTCAAGCCCTCAGTGTCAATGATCACCATAAAGTCACAGTTGAGTTCTTTTTTAACAACTTCATTGATTCTGATGAGCAACATAAAGGCACCTCGAGTGCATCGGCCACTGCTGACTGCAAACTGCACTCCAAACATGGTGTTGAGGAGAGTGGACTTTCCTGTGCTCTGAACTCCAAGGACTGTGACTACCAGTATCTTGCTCTCTGGAGGCACCAAGTCATTGAGCTGAGAGAGAACGTCACTCACCCATCGGAGAGGTATGTTGGATGCATCTCCATCTACAAGCTCAAGAGGAAATCCATCAAGTAACAATTCTGCACAAAGTTTGGGCAGATGCTGTAATTGTTGACGTGATTGGTCTGTTTCTGGAAGGGAAAGTGAAGCTTCATAGATCTGACCCATTTCACGGAAGAAGTGTTCAGTCCCCAGTGAGCTGTTGGAAAGTTGTCTGTcaatgtctttgatctcctctTTGTTCTCAGAACTTCTGCATTTTTCTTTGTACTGCTCCCTGAGACCAGACAGTTTTTCTCGGGACACATTATCGAGGTTCATTCGCATCCATTTCAGGAAATAGCTCCTCTCTATCCCTGGGCTTGATATTGCGTTGATGAAACATGTCATTGCATTTGACATGTCATAAGAGTTCTGTTTTCCCCtaagttttgttttctgttcctGAAGAccacttttgtatttttctatGTCCGCAGATCCAACTTTTCGAAGCCGGAATTCTTCCTTCTCTAAGCAAGTCAGTTCCTTCCAAATTTGGCCTTGCAAGGGTAGCTGAGCTTCTTTGTATTTAAGGATATTTTGAATTTCTGCAGTGATCCCATCTGCATTTTTCTTTGCAGCCTGGCACTCTGGAGAGTCTTCATCAACACAGATTCCCAGTTCATGGGCGATGTCAGCCATCTGCTCCATTCCCATCTTCATCTTTGAGTTCTCAACAACACTGCTGACTTTCTTCTGCAGGATTTTGACAAAGTCTGCATCATTCATGTGCTCAGCCTTCAAAAGGATGTTGCCGATGGTTAAGCCCAACTTGGTTGCTAACTTCTTTAGAGCATTCAAATTGAAATGCTTCCGTTGCTGGTTAACCACCATGAAAATCTGTGCATTTTGGTGTTGGTTGGTAAGTAGCTTACATTCAGAGTCCAAAGTGTCAAAGAACACAAAAACTGCTGCAGATGTctgacacaaaaaagaaaattgttttTCAAACAAAGCAATGTCCCCACGAAGGTTAGCTACAGCTACTGGCTCACTGAAAACATCCATGTTTTTGTTCCCACATGGAAGGTACCAAGTTATTTCAGCCAGTCCATTGGATATTTTCCTTGGACTGTCCCCACACTCCATATCATGATGAACAAAGATATCATGGTATTGCTGGGAATTGCTCAGAAGCTTATTGAGGGTCTCTGACTTGGACATTGAGCTTTCACCCAGTCTGACAAAAGATATCATCGGAAGTTCAGAGAGAACAATTCTTTGTTCAATAAAGCCCTTGGATTGTAAAAGAGACTGAGGTCTGTACTTTTTAACAATATCTCTCATGGCCCAAAGCATGAGTGTGCACTGATTTGTGTCACAATTAGGAAGAAACAGAGGCACAGAAAACTGACACATGGACATTTTGAGGGCCATTTCCTGCCGTACAAAACCATCAGAACACAGAAAGAGAGCAGTGATCATGTCAAGGGGATTTAGCATGTCACCTGAATGTAGACTGTTGATCAGATTATCAAGCTCTAACTCTATATTCCCTGATGGATCATCATAGTTGGACTCACATACTGATGCACATTTCACATTCCTAGCTGTCACATTAACCATCATCAGTTTCTTCAGAAAATACCATGGAAGATCTGAATTACACTTAGCAGGTTCATCAGTAATGGTCTTCTCATCAATCTGAAGTATTGTGCTCAGGGATAGCTTCTCTTTGTAGTGCTGCTCCAACCCCAGATCCTCCAATAGGCCTTCTAGGTGTGTCTCTGTAGACATGAAAATTAAATAATCCCATCACTGCTTATTTCAATATTCCATAGCATCAATCAAACTTAATTtgtttacactttacttgaaggtatctacataagagtggcatgacactgtcatgaacgtctcataaacattataaacaagtcataaacgttgaTGACATAACTCTTCGTGTCATTCATTTTTGTCACAAGTtaaggttagagttagggttcatgtgtcatgacagtgtcatgtgttcatgacagtgtcatgttactcttatgtagataccttcaagtaaagtgttacccttaATTTTAACATATACTCCGTTGACAGTGTATTAGGTACACCTTAAACAAATTTAGTCTAATACATCAGCCTTGCAATCTACCAACCTTCACAATGTTATGTTGTTTTCAGTGGTGTTGATTCAGATTTCATTAGATTCTAATTTATCTTTCATATTGGATTACAATTTGGGCGAGTACTGTTCCTACTGCTGTCAACAAATAATGCTCTTCCTGAAACattttgggtaacactttatttgaaggagTTTGCATAATACTGACATGACATGGTCATAACCATGATATGACACGTCATAAACATGAAGGAGTCTTTATGAATGTTTGTGGCTGTTGTCAGTAAGTGTCCTTTGATAAATTGACACTTTAAATGCTACGTTTGCATTGTTtgagatgtttgtgttatgacaacttgacgtTAAGCAATACAGCAATCTCTGTTATGACAACTGGGTTAATGTCAACCTAAATATCTCATAGCAGGCCTATTTATCAAACTGTTGttgctatatgttttaacattacaTTGAACTGTCATAAGTGGTTGGATtttacattggctgtcatgagaccattataattgtgtcaagaaaaaatgtcataaaagttACAAGACCAGTTTGACAACAGTGCATACAGTACCGAGGGGATTTACAGAGTTTTGGACAGATAACATTGCTATAACACAACTTGTGCACTCATGGTTAGCTCCTATTTATATAAGGTTAGCTTTTATTCATATATAAATggtatttatacattttattactTAACTTTTAGCTTATTTTATTATCTATGTTATTTTATAGTAtgtttatatattaatatatatatttatttaattgttccaGTACTACAGAACAtccattttatcactttttagtgCACCCTTGGGTTGTCACAAAGTAATCTCGTTGTGCTacgcaatgacaataaagtgctTTAACTTGAACGTTAGCTTTAGGCTACTTGTTGTTAAGGTAACCATTAACTGTAGTTAGCTGTTGTTAGCTAGTTAACTCGGTTAGCTGTAAAGCTTTCCAATTAGCTGAGCCCAGGGCTAATGCAAAAAGAGCTGTTGATACaacttattattatatatttcggAGGCTGGTATTTGTGATGCAGTTTAACTGTATTACATTATACTGAGATtcccccccccaatatttagTCTACCCTCATTGGTATAAATGTGGTGGACACATGTTCATGACAGCTGCCAGAATGTCACTATACAATTCAACAGTGTGACAAAAGAAAACCCCCAAAAGGATCATAACGTTTAGTTACCACAATTCAAATGGCCAAATAAACAAACCTAACAATTTACAGTGCAGAGAGTGGCAGAAATCCTGAAGGGGTTATTTGAAGCCTCCACCTAAATAttgtttacatttattataaaaatattataaaaaaacacaaaataattatATCTGGTAATTATATGAATACATATATATGATGAAAaggtaataaaatatatgaaataagAACAATATGATTGTTTTGTGCGAGTGTATTTATGTATAATTTAGGAGGATGCAGATAAAAAAGATTGACAAGTAAGATTTCACCTAAAAATTTGCTTTAAAGTaagtcttttttcttctttaattcACCTAGATGTATCTTATaaagagcaacaaaaacattttgaaaaatactgaCGTCATAAATAATGGCATAAGACATGAAACCAGTCTCTATTGTTTATGGCTATCGTCAATAAGTGTAATTCTATAaatgacacttttaatgcattgtttgagatgtctttgttatgacaacttgacattaacctagaCAGCAACCTGTCATAAACATGTCATACAGTAGCAGGCCTAATTATCAAACTTAGAGAAACTGTTtagctttatgtgttaacattacattaaactgtcaTAAGTGGTTGTTCTTTACATTGGCTGCCATTAGACCATTATAATTGTGTCATAAATATTTttccttgacctcaagtaaagtgaaacCATTTGGACTTTTTACTATATCAGGATGTCATTAAAAGTTATAAGAACAGTTTGACAACATAGTCTTTATCGACGAAGTTTGATTTTCGGGATTTTTCTGGTACCACCTGAAATTCTGCTGAATGTTCCtaattttcggctggatgtctgttaccttcctatttctttgtgttggcgttctaacctctggtggatttgtgagcactatggttaactgctcctcagatctctgcagggtaaatccagacagctaactACAGTTAATGGTTACCTTAACAACAAGTAGCCTAAAGCTACTGTTATCTGTCCAAAACTCCGTAAACCACCTCAGTACTGTATTCAGTGACGTCTAGtgtcacattgccagaccttcctccacagcgctgcgtagGAGGGTCTGGTGAATCTACACAGCATttgggatgggagaacaacattctctggtttattggcatttctttaaaccaatcacaatcatcttgggcggtgctaagctccggacagagccacggtgcctctgctaaatagcctcaggaaggaacttgttttggtggaacatgtgtacgttcaaaagtagttttttagtcgtgcaacagaaaactcagattggacagatagtctagctagctgtctggatttaccctgcagagatctgaggagcagttaaccatagtcctcacaaatccaccagaggttagaacgccaacacaaagaaagaggaaggtaacagacatccagccgaaaattaGGAACATTCAGCAGAATTTCAGGCGGTACCAGAAAAATCCCGAAAATCAAACTTCGTCGATAAAGACTATGTTGTCAAACTGTTCTTATAACTTTTAATGACATCCTGATATAGTAAAAAGTCCAAATGgtttcactttacttgaggtcaagggAATTATTCATTGTTGTTATAATACCATTTGACATTGTAATCAACCTTTATGACAACTTTTTGACAAGTTCAAATGgtttcactttacttgaggtcaaggaaAAATATTTATGACACAATTATAATGGTCTATTGGCAGCCAATGTAAAGAACAACCACTTAtgacagtttaatgtaatgttaacacataaagctaAACAGTTTCTCTAAGTTTGATAATTAGGCCTGCTACTGTATGACATGTTTATGACAGGTTGCTGTCTAGGTTAATGTTAAGTTGTCATAACAAAGACATCTCAAACAatgcattaaaagtgtcattTATAGAATTACACTTATTGACGATAGCCATAAACAATAGAGACTGGTTTCATGTCTTATGCCATTATTTATGACGTCAGTATTTTTCAAAATCTTTATAAGATACATCTAGGTgaattaaagaagaaaaaagacttACTTTAAAGCAAATTTTTAGGTGAAATCTTACTTGTCAATCTTTTTATCTGCATCCTCCTAAATTATACATAAATACACTCGCACAAAACAATCATATTGTTcttatttcatatattttattacctTTTCATCATATATATGTATTCATATAATTACCAGATataattattttgtgttttgtttataatattttgatatttttataataaatgtaaacaaTATTTAGGTGGAGGCTTCAAATAACCCCTTCAGGATTTCTGCCACTCTCTGCACTGTAAATTGTTAGGTTTGTTTATGTGGCCATTTGAATTGTGGTAACTAAACGTTATGATCCTTTTGggggttttcttttgtttccttctttcttttggCAGCTGTCATGAACATGTGTCCACCACATTTATACCAATGAGGGTAGACTAAATAGTGGGGGGGGGAGAATCTCAGTATAATGTAATACAGTTAAACTGCATCACAAATACCAGCCTccgaaatatataataataagttAAATCAACATCTCTTTTTGCATTAGCTCTGCCTACTCAGTCTGCCCTTGGGTCCTTATCCCTGTTGCCCTCATAGACTGTATGTTGCCCTGCATAACCAGCTGTGACTTTATTTAGAAAATTCaatcttcatttttttaaattgcaattatgattttattttacttacttGTGTGGACAGAAGTTACAGTTGACTTGCTTATTCCTTCATTCTTAAGTTGTGCAGAAACCTGGAGAGAGTAACACACTCCTGGATTCAGGTTTCTGAGAGTCAGGTTGTTGTCCATTGTCAGCTCTTTCCGAATGTCTCCCTCACTGCGACAAGTCACAATGTAACTCTCCACTTCACCAGCAGGGATGTCCCAACGCAGAGACAGGGACTCACTGCTGACATCATAGACTGTAATCTGGACAGGAAGGCTGGGCTCTGTAGGAACAATATAATGGTATcacttataaaataaaaatcatgttCCGTCATGTTTATATTTAAAAGTGCTGTTTGACTGCCAAGTTAAAGAGGTGTGGTAAAAGACAAAGCCACATATATAATCACCTAATGCCCACAATATACCACCTCTTTAGTCTGAATACACAATGTAAGAAGTACACACATTAACATTTGTTTAGGTTATGGGTCAAACGATCATTCAGACAACACTTTTTACTGTCCTACAACCAGTTTACTTTTATCAACATCACAATAACATCAGAATATTTTACAGACCAGTATTGACTGTAaagcacaaaaaacacaaaaaacttaCACAAAAAGCTAAAGAAGCATAAAACTATTTGTGTACAACACGTTCTGACTTCAGTTTGTGATATAGAGGGAAGGAGCTGCTGACTCAACATTAagcagcaggggggggggggtcctcacTGTATTTAAAACCAGAGCTGTTGTCTAATCTGTTCAGTGAAGTAGCTTTTGGTGATTAAACATGAAACTACAAGAACAAACAGAAAGTTATTACACCATAGAGGGAGCTGTTCCCAGGAATTAAACATTTGACATACAAAAAgtgattacattttcattttattgtgtatttatttaatcaacATCACACATAATACAACTGTAATGAAACACATGTGATCATCACTGTAGATtacacagctgtctgctctcagTGATTCTGTTCATCTAGTTCATTACTTCTTTGTTTTACCAGCTGCTGTTAGTTGACCACACATGTAGCGCATCACTGCTTTTATACCTTTATCTTTATCCATTTTACTTTTCATCTCTTCcagtttcttcttctctgtgtcTCCTCTCTCATCCATCTTCTCAATCAGGACGTCCAAGTGGACATAAGTGGAGAGTGAATTAACATTCAGGGCGATCTGCTCCAGATTGGCCAAATGCTGAAAGGACTCTTCCAACAACTGacctttttctttctcatgTTCTTCTTAAGAGTGTCCAAAAGGCTTGTTTCCTTTTCACTGTCTGTTTTACCCTTTTCATACTTCTTTTTCATATCTTTTTCTGTATATAGAACTTTCCTTTTCTTGTCAACATAGATCCACTTTTCTTTCACATGATCTGATGCAGGACACTTCCTGGTACATACAGTGCAGTGGCCATCTTTTATGACCACACAGTGTTCTGGATACCAGGCCAGTGTGCATGGATAGTGACAGTTCTCCTCACAGACA is drawn from Sander vitreus isolate 19-12246 chromosome 16, sanVit1, whole genome shotgun sequence and contains these coding sequences:
- the LOC144531250 gene encoding interferon-induced very large GTPase 1-like; translation: MSDKERILKILDDLSDEQFKKFKWILQDPEILVGFQVIPKNQLEYADRLDTVDKIIQTFSHQSVEVVKKVLKEIPRNDLVEKLSSISPGTQEPSLPVQITVYDVSSESLSLRWDIPAGEVESYIVTCRSEGDIRKELTMDNNLTLRNLNPGVCYSLQVSAQLKNEGISKSTVTSVHTKTHLEGLLEDLGLEQHYKEKLSLSTILQIDEKTITDEPAKCNSDLPWYFLKKLMMVNVTARNVKCASVCESNYDDPSGNIELELDNLINSLHSGDMLNPLDMITALFLCSDGFVRQEMALKMSMCQFSVPLFLPNCDTNQCTLMLWAMRDIVKKYRPQSLLQSKGFIEQRIVLSELPMISFVRLGESSMSKSETLNKLLSNSQQYHDIFVHHDMECGDSPRKISNGLAEITWYLPCGNKNMDVFSEPVAVANLRGDIALFEKQFSFLCQTSAAVFVFFDTLDSECKLLTNQHQNAQIFMVVNQQRKHFNLNALKKLATKLGLTIGNILLKAEHMNDADFVKILQKKVSSVVENSKMKMGMEQMADIAHELGICVDEDSPECQAAKKNADGITAEIQNILKYKEAQLPLQGQIWKELTCLEKEEFRLRKVGSADIEKYKSGLQEQKTKLRGKQNSYDMSNAMTCFINAISSPGIERSYFLKWMRMNLDNVSREKLSGLREQYKEKCRSSENKEEIKDIDRQLSNSSLGTEHFFREMGQIYEASLSLPETDQSRQQLQHLPKLCAELLLDGFPLELVDGDASNIPLRWVSDVLSQLNDLVPPESKILVVTVLGVQSTGKSTLLNTMFGVQFAVSSGRCTRGAFMLLIRINEVVKKELNCDFMVIIDTEGLKSPELSQLDNSYEHDNELATLVVGLSDITIINIAMENSTEMKDILQIVVHAFLRMKEVGKRPKCQFVHQNVSDVSAHEKNSRDRKLLLQQLNEMTQAAAKMEKKEENKSFTDVMEYSPDTGNWYIPGLWNGNPPMAPVNAGYSEAAYELKKNIIQILGSGESSANNILEFIEWMKSLWNAVKHENFIFSFRNSLVADAYMKLCTEFNKWEWEFKKEMYTWVTKSETRISNYGTVAVKSEASDMSELLTRLKSEACTVLSEWETKLLDNLTQYFKTDCHVYLVEQYREDFANSAKSLRREMERSVLNQLTAASDIRQGMTKLDRIKENHRKDLEGRVSGLIEQCRKKKVQMTDKELDKEFDKMWNQMVNELPFPKKKATYVITSVSYHLRENLVRKGSHVCELLSEKNLKDCGLKPFTYTAAGFSKQVKHTFSKMFNITDHVMALQNIADHILMDCTQFVTEKLKKKNNYHETYIQEILHMTDERLQNHQDVKIETEFEVSLKQHICGFAAREFQKMHEDFIQMNDPNICLNQNKEKFRADFKDVFHDRDQCQKKAEEFTNLCLKPAVEDFVNRSLGPDIIGEMLTSQQFSTRMFFQYSVLLDLLSKDDFENYQSYICSYEEYVKKWTLDQIVERFSNQSTLFKFEDQHLQSSVRSIENTINKAKTEKSGDLKTFVKNVCQELGDKLVISQDAFGAFMILNKADQEQFAHWLTECVKDMANALGEKFKHNKIQMKLEQLHVNPQDELFTKLIGCGNQCPFCQAPCEAGGISHTEHWTSLHRPEGLGRFRWDNTKKLVTDVCSSLVISDNRFCCNPTTGEYHPYKSYTEVFPDWRIAPDSSLQASDYWKYVLAKFNKQFAEAYNAEPADIPLMWEELTHDQAEASIKESFNIK